The Chlorocebus sabaeus isolate Y175 chromosome 22, mChlSab1.0.hap1, whole genome shotgun sequence genome segment actctattattttcctttatttacttACATTCTTCCCAGTACAGTATTCCAAAGTTTGAAATATTCAGGCAGTGTTTCTCAGTGGTAGTAATGTGTAGGATTGTCTCTGGTATATTAACTGATTACCTTGAGGGAGGGAAATAGGACAGAGAGGAAATGTAATAAATTCATTCTCTAAGTCAAGACCTTTGGCACACTTTTGTTCTGATGAGCATAATCTAGGTTCCTGTTAATTCTCTAGCACTCTTTTAAAGGAGTTTGTCTACTGTCCCCACAAAcccacatttttaaagataatccTGACTTTTTGGATCTGCTATTGTTTGcttcaagattttttgttttgacagGGGAAAACATGAAAAACTCAATTTGTATGTTAGCTAATTAATGATCTGATAAAGAATCctcatataaataataaaatgtacattGATTGATGGTAAAGTCATCTTGGTCCCTTCTCCTCATGCGTCTGACATACTTGTTACTTTGTTTTACAGGAATGGCAGGTTTTGCAGCAATTGTTGCATATGGATTATACAAACTGAAGAGCAGGGGAAATACTAAAATGTCCCTTCATCTGATCCACGTGCGTGTGGCAGCCCAAGGCTTTGTTGTAGGAGCAATGACTATTGGTAGGTTCCTACaggaaattttcaaattttcgTTTCTCACTGAAATATTTCTTGACGATCAAAATAGGTAAATATTTTTAGCTGACCTTTTAGCAGTTTGAGAATATCACTTATTTTCATGtagaaaatgaattaatgaagatAATTCAAGTAGTGACATAGTTTTTCTATGATATATCCTACtaagattttaaagaaatgaaaaaaatcctgTCAATCACTGAGTTTATAATTTCATTCAAGAGCCTAGACATGTAAATGGGGTTGGTAGTAACATCTGTTATCTGGGAGAGACATACAGTTgctattttattgtgttttcaaaGGAGAGATTCTTAAAGTGTAGGTATTACATGCTTCTATTGGCTTTATAATTCATTGACTTTATCTGGTATTATGTAGCAAGAGTGATTCCTTTCAAAGTTACCAGATAAATATTGattgttctttaaaagaaatattgtaggctgggcgcggtggctcaagcctgtaatcccagcactttgggaggccgagacgggtggatcatgaggtcaggagatcgagaccatcctggctaacctggtgaaaccccgtctctactaaaaaatacaaaaaactatcccggcgaggtggcggacgcctgtagtcccagctactcgggaggctgaggcaggagaatggcgtaaacccaggaggcgaagcttacagtgagctgagatctggccactgcactccagcctgggcgacagagcgagactccgtctcaaaaaaaaaaaaaaaaagaaatattgtaatATGTGAAGTAGCCATACCAGCCCTTTACTACTTGGGAAACTACTGTATGTAAAAAGAGTTTTAGAAATTTAAGATGTTTAAGAAGGCAAGAGTATAAGCTTCCTAGGGTCTTGTTCCCCTTGTAAATATTCCATGCTAGCAATGGTACTACTTTCAGCTATTTTATGAActggtttttattttccaatatttaagaaaatattgaaatgcTTAACtagcattctttttctttaggtATGGGCATTTCCATGTATCGGGAATTCTGGGCAAAACCTAAGCCTTAGAAGAAGAGATGCTGTCTTGGTCTTGTTGGAGGAACTTGCTTTAGTTAGATGTCTCATTATTGAAGTTACCTATTATTgttgaaaataaactaatttgTATGGATTTAGATGGTAACATGGCATTTTGAATACTGGCTTCCTTTCTTACAGGCTTGATGTGCCTGGTGACCGAATTACTAGTGACTAGTTTACTAACTAGGTCATTCAAGGAAGTCAAGTTAACTTAAACCTGTCACCTAAATGTACTTGATAGTGTTGAAATGTCCaccttcttaaatttttaagatGAACTTAGTTCTAAAGAAGATAACAGGCCAGTCCTGAAGGTACTCCCAGTTTGCTGCAGAATCTCATATTTTGGATGTTGTATAAGAGTCCTATTTGCCGCAGTTAATTCAACTTTTTTCTGCCTATTTTATGGACTGTCTGGCTCTGTTAGAACTCTGTCCAAAAAGTGCATGGAATATAATTTGTAAAGCTTCCCACAGCTGacaatatatgtgcatgtgtttaaACCAAATCCAGAAAGCTTACAATAGAACTGCATAAtagtaatatttattaaagaatcaCAATTATAAACATGAGAATAACTTAAGGATTCTAGTTTCGTTTTTTGTAattgcaaattatatttttgctgctgatataatttttaaatgtcatcttgAAATAGAAATACGTATTTTAAGCACTCATGGAAAGGTAAGTGAACACTTTTTAAACGTGTGTGTTGCTTATTTTTTCCATAAGAATTGTAAACATTGAACTGAACAAATTACCTGTAATGGATTTGATTAATGACTTATGAGCAAGCTGGTTTGGCCAGACAGTATACCCAAACTTTTATGTATTACAGAAGGCTATTACACTTGTGAAATTCTCTTGTCTAATCTAAATTTACATTCCATGGCGATAACATGGTATATGTATTGTTATTAAAGTAAGTGACCCATGTCAAATGTGTTGTGTTTATTTCATGAGGAAGAGCTTTCTGTAGAGGAACAAATTTGAGAACAAGTTTCAAGAAattgccttttttgttgttctctAATCAtgttctgctttctgttttgacgattttaaaagtattttactcTATGGTgtgttttactttctttccttttgtgagtaatttttgttctattgattatccatataaattttttattatttttttattttttattttttgggaaagAATCATTCTCtggtgcctaggctggagtgcagtggcacgatctttgcttactgcaacttccactccccaggttcaagtgattctcctgcctcagcctcccgagtagctgtgattacaggatttttgtatttttagtagagatgaggtttcaccatgttggccaggctgatcttgaactcctgacctcaggttatccacctgccttagcctcccaaagtgctagattacaggcgtgagcctccacccCCAGCTGATTATCCATATAATTATAACACTCTTCGATTTATTTTTAGTCACCAATAAttccttttgagaaatatttaagcctagcatatttctttcttccctccttctctacTAACCAGTTCTGGTCAATAATATTACTGGATTTTACTCTtacactgtttgtttgtttgttttgagacggagtcttgctctgttgctcaggctggagtacagtggcgtgatctgaactcacggcaacctccacctcctagcttcaagcgattctgatgcttcaacctcctgagtagctgggattacaggcatgcaccaccatggccaggctaatttttgtatttttagtaaaggcgaggtttcaccatgttggccaggatgatctcgaactcctggcttcaagagatctatctgcctcagcctcccaaagtgct includes the following:
- the HIGD1A gene encoding HIG1 domain family member 1A, mitochondrial; this encodes MSTDTGVSLPSYEEDQGSKLIRKAKEAPFVPIGMAGFAAIVAYGLYKLKSRGNTKMSLHLIHVRVAAQGFVVGAMTIGMGISMYREFWAKPKP